From a single Rutidosis leptorrhynchoides isolate AG116_Rl617_1_P2 chromosome 5, CSIRO_AGI_Rlap_v1, whole genome shotgun sequence genomic region:
- the LOC139849057 gene encoding uncharacterized protein: MVGPKTWLGGIFSKRSGSSKSVDFKFTATQEVRYRKLQDRANVPYDETCVDHQNALLELWNLAYPNIMLDGLISEQWKEMGWQGSNPSTDFRGGGFLSLENLVYFVKTFPSAFHRLLLKQRGKRATWEYPFAIAGVNISFMLTQMLELYRVKPKCQHCVNFVKILEDDEEAFDVLYCIAFIMMDAQWLTTHASYMEFNDVLQVTRAQLEKELALEDINSIRDLPAFNLLHNL; encoded by the exons ATGGTTGGTCCAAAAACATGGCTTGGAGGAATCTTTAGCAAGCGTTCTGGAAGTAGCAAATCTGTTGACTTTAAGTTCACTGCCACTCAG GAAGTAAGATATAGGAAGCTTCAAGATCGTGCAAATGTACCGTATGATGAGACTTGTGTTGATCATCAG AACGCCCTTTTAGAATTGTGGAATTTAGCATATCCAAATATTATGCTCGACGGGTTGATTTCCGAACAGTGGAAAGAAATGGGGTGGCAAGGATCTAATCCATCCACTGATTTCAG GGGTGGTGGGTTTCTTTCACTAGAGAATTTGGTGTACTTTGTAAAAACGTTTCCG AGTGCTTTTCATAGGTTACTACTGAAACAACGTGGTAAAAGGGCGACATGGGAGTACCCTTTTGCTATCGCTGGCGTCAATATATCATTTATGTTAACTCAAATGTTGGAGTTATATCGAG ttaagCCTAAATGTCAGCACTGTGTCAATTTCGTCAAAATATTGGAAG ATGATGAAGAAGCTTTTGATGTTCTATATTGTATAGCTTTTATAATGATGGATGCTCAATGGCTCACCACACATGCCTCGTACATGGAGTTTAAT GACGTTTTACAAGTTACACGGGCACAACTGGAGAAAGAACTAGCGCTCGAAGACATCAATAGCATACGCGATTTGCCTGCCTTCAACCTTCTACACAATTTATAA
- the LOC139846672 gene encoding protein EPIDERMAL PATTERNING FACTOR 1-like has product MVSGQRSVNPVRVPGSRLPDCSHACGSCSPCRLVMVSFVCASIEEAETCPMAYKCMCKNKSYPVP; this is encoded by the coding sequence ATGGTATCAGGACAACGTAGTGTAAATCCAGTTCGAGTGCCTGGATCAAGGCTACCGGACTGTTCTCATGCGTGTGGTTCGTGTTCCCCTTGCAGACTAGTCATGGTTAGCTTCGTATGTGCATCCATTGAAGAGGCTGAAACATGTCCTATGGCTTACAAGTGCATGTGTAAAAACAAATCATATCCTGTTCCTTAA